Proteins encoded together in one Eublepharis macularius isolate TG4126 chromosome 2, MPM_Emac_v1.0, whole genome shotgun sequence window:
- the LOC129323573 gene encoding uncharacterized protein LOC129323573: MAAIKGRFWKDREVEALLDLLLESGKAARIMCSSHLPTKSLFSRVARQLGARGYPRSADQCRSKFKRIKADFFGALEHWQGIPRMTARPPYFAQMRRLWEQAGRPSWEDRRHAAVQRGIERARPQVREEEEEEEVEEARPAPEELPPPAVEEQEEGVPEGLEAPPEPPAEQPQDAGMGRDLAIREAALGEDPGGRRGPQQSRLRRPVVEAPPEPPAEQPQDAGMGRDLAIREAALGEDPGGRRGPQQSRLRRPVVEAPPEPPAEQPQVSSVGEAPPTSAPHEGPSTSSMSGPPASNPQGTDNVLNAIEALEGRIMNTLNNVQSRLDTVERLLLYQGRKHRALERRVRALEQQLSAQQSTAREQ; this comes from the exons ATGGCGGCGATCAAGGGGCGCTTCTGGAAAGACCGGGAGGTTGAGGCGCTCCTTGACCTGCTTCTGGAGAGTGGCAAGGCGGCTCGCATCATGTGCAGCAGCCACCTTCCCACAAAAAGCCTCTTCTCCAGGGTCGCCAGACAGCTTGGCGCGAGGGGTTACCCTCGATCCGCAGACCAATGCCGCTCAAAATTCAAGCGGATCAAGGCGGACTTTTTCGGGGCCCTGGAAcactggcaggggatccctcggatGACTGCGCGACCGCCCTACTTTGCGCAGATGCGGCGCCTTTGGGAGCAGGCAGGCCGGCCGAGTTGGGAGGACCGGAGACACGCCG CAGTCCAGAGGGGGATAGAGCGCGCAAGGCCACAGGtgcgcgaggaggaggaggaggaggaggtagaggaaGCGAGGCCTGCGCCAGAGGAACTTCCCCCACCTGCTGTCGAGGAGCAAGAGGAGGGTGTGCCCGAGGGATtggaggcaccaccagagccaccggccgagcAGCCCCAAG ATGCTGGGATGGGCAGAGACCTGGCCATTCGGGAGGCAGCTCTGGGGGAAGACCCTGGCGGCAGGCGTGGGCCACAACAGAGCCGGCTGCGCCGACCTGTGgtggaggcaccaccagagccaccggccgagcAGCCCCAAG ATGCTGGGATGGGCAGAGACCTGGCCATTCGGGAGGCAGCTCTGGGGGAAGACCCTGGCGGCAGGCGTGGGCCACAACAGAGCCGGCTGCGCCGACCTGTGgtggaggcaccaccagagccaccggccgagcAGCCCCAAG TTTCTAGCGTTGGCGAGGCTCCACCAACAAGCGCGCCCCATGAAGGCCCCTCTACCAGCAGTATGTCAGGGCCACCAGCGAGCAACCCTCAGGGGACGGACAACGTCCTGAACGCCATTGAGGCACTGGAGGGCCGAATCATGAACACCC tgaacAATGTGCAGAGCAGACTTGACACCGTGGAGCGCCTGCTCCTCTACCAGGGAAGGAAGCACAGGGCACTTGAGAGGCGTGTTCGGGCACTGGAGCAGCAGTTGTCCGCACAGCAGTCGACTGCAAGGGAGCAGTGA